The Leptolyngbya iicbica LK region AGGCAGAGTGCGAGTCGAATGTCGACTTGCTGGTGCGGGTGTTTCAACCGCGTCGGGTCGAAGTCGTCACCGCTGGGGTCGTCTGCCCATTGCCGACAGTCTGCGCCCACCTCGACGACTATGGGAATGAGTCAGTCCAAATTGAGCGTCTGTATGACGGTAAGCGCCGCACGGTCGAGCTGACGCTACACCTGCAAGCCGCCATCGTTCATATCCATCCCAACCAGACTCTGAGCTCAGCGCGCCACAAGACGCAAGCCCTCTCGCTAGTGGTGGCGACTGAAGTCGCTTGTTGCGATGTCAAATCTCAAGCGGACTGCTTCGAGACCGACAACTCCCTGTCTTGGTTTCTGCTCACCAGTTTACCGATTACACAGGCCGACGAGGTGCAACGCATTGTTCGCTTCTATGCCTTGCGCTGGCGCATTGAGCGCCTGCATTTCACCCTCAAGTCAGGGGCACTGGATGTTGAGAAGCTACAGTTTGACGATGTCCATACCTTGACCAATGCCTTAAGCTTCTATTCTGTGGTCGCTTGGCAATTGTTGGGGCTCACCTATGCCTTGCGCCAGGACCCAGAACAACCCGCTGAGACACTGTTTGAGCCAGATGAACTGACGTTGTTGCAGCAACTGTCAGGTAAACCGGTTGCCTCGCTGCGTCAGGCAACTCTGGCATTAACCAGGTTGGTCGGCTTTGCCCCGTCTAAGAAGCAGCCCTTGCCAGGTGTCAACGTATTGGCCACTGCCATTGAACGTTTCTTCTTTGTCAAACAGGGCGCTGCAGCTGTTTCTAAACCCCTACAAGAT contains the following coding sequences:
- a CDS encoding IS4 family transposase, which codes for MGNSFRQTVAGLFAKDEMNSSTMLSGHVAATRARAQASESEYLIAAQDTTYYNYSGQAQMSGLGVIQGQVRGLMQHNVLLMDEGGLPLGIVDQQYWTRGGAMDWPTSQKESQKWFNGLAAVNQQAQGSDKRWVVTGDRESDIFDFFKAECESNVDLLVRVFQPRRVEVVTAGVVCPLPTVCAHLDDYGNESVQIERLYDGKRRTVELTLHLQAAIVHIHPNQTLSSARHKTQALSLVVATEVACCDVKSQADCFETDNSLSWFLLTSLPITQADEVQRIVRFYALRWRIERLHFTLKSGALDVEKLQFDDVHTLTNALSFYSVVAWQLLGLTYALRQDPEQPAETLFEPDELTLLQQLSGKPVASLRQATLALTRLVGFAPSKKQPLPGVNVLATAIERFFFVKQGAAAVSKPLQD